The Cinclus cinclus chromosome 28, bCinCin1.1, whole genome shotgun sequence genome window below encodes:
- the LSM7 gene encoding U6 snRNA-associated Sm-like protein LSm7 isoform X1: MASGGGGGAGGAGKMADKEKKKKESILDLSKYIDKTIRVKFQGGREASGVLKGFDPLLNLVLDGTIEYMRDPDDQFKLTEDTRQLGLVVCRGTSVVLICPQDGMEAIPNPFIQQQDG; this comes from the exons ATGGCGAgtggcggcggtggcggcgccGGCGGCGCGGGGAAGATGGCG GataaggagaagaagaagaaggagagcATATTGGACCTCTCCAAGTACATCGACAAGACCATCCGGGTGAAGTTCCAGGGCGGGCGGGAAG CAAGTGGTGTCTTGAAAGGATTTGACCCTCTTTTGAACCTTGTGCTGGATGGTACCATTGAGTATATGCGAG ATCCAGATGATCAATTTAAATTAACAGAAGACACACGTCAGCTGGGACTTGTGGTTTGCAGAGGGACTTCTGTGGTTCTGATTTGTCCACAGGATGGAATGGAAGCCATTCCAAACCCTTTCATTCAGCAGCAAGATGGCTAA
- the LSM7 gene encoding U6 snRNA-associated Sm-like protein LSm7 isoform X2: MASGGGGGAGGAGKMADKEKKKKESILDLSKYIDKTIRVKFQGGREDPDDQFKLTEDTRQLGLVVCRGTSVVLICPQDGMEAIPNPFIQQQDG; this comes from the exons ATGGCGAgtggcggcggtggcggcgccGGCGGCGCGGGGAAGATGGCG GataaggagaagaagaagaaggagagcATATTGGACCTCTCCAAGTACATCGACAAGACCATCCGGGTGAAGTTCCAGGGCGGGCGGGAAG ATCCAGATGATCAATTTAAATTAACAGAAGACACACGTCAGCTGGGACTTGTGGTTTGCAGAGGGACTTCTGTGGTTCTGATTTGTCCACAGGATGGAATGGAAGCCATTCCAAACCCTTTCATTCAGCAGCAAGATGGCTAA
- the LOC134054419 gene encoding kelch-like protein 24, translated as MEPAQEPQELGPQTEMIADTILEVGERLFQVSRRVLSVHSRYFAAMFFGGARESSEQHIVIKGIDAVPFQALLEFTRTAQVLIGQENVISLLETADFFQFDRVKLLCEKFLERELHVSNCLGLMTYSQQFAFTELYVSAMNVALTHWGDVICQEEFKALPKEMLMQLLKSDDLFISREDVVFDSIIIWIMEDPATREEEFLDLVGEVRVTFLSLSFLDTLVKRSKRAGETDTFSRLIKKLDNCPPPSWQNPKLCSYAGRSYDTLYVLGGKHDKEHQELCLFQPKTGTWQACSPLQRRNLTQYAVAAVGSFLFVTGGYFRDEFVWYSVDWVLIYNCLDNCWLEGPAMKKSRNSHCAVGVGLYLYVLGGSTDEGIIPAVERMALMESEWESMSPMAQPVERGDAVNVGTMIYVVCGLDEKGHVYDGVQRLNTETDSWDVISFSPLPRYDLCITSLNGALYTVGGGAFRFDVETDEWTQVNEECLTQKFFMGCSTVNGQIYLLGQRKGNSALPTVVLFDPYVDVCQVIDNKLPCPLPIHGCVSVRRFDMWA; from the exons ATGGAGCCTGCACAAgagccacaggagctgggaCCTCAGACAGAAATGATTGCAGACACAATTCTTGAGGTTGGAGAGAGACTCTTCCAGGTCAGCCGTAGGGTGCTTTCAGTACATAGTCGATATTTTGCAGCCATGTTTTTTGGAGGCGCGAGAGAGAGCTCTGAACAGCACATAGTGATCAAAGGGATCGACGCAGTGCCTTTTCAGGCACTACTTGAGTTCACTCGCACAGCCCAAGTGCTCATAGGTCAAGAAAATGTGATCAGTTTACTGGaaacagctgatttttttcaatttgacAGGGTGAAACTGTTGTGTGAGAAATTTCTGGAGAGAGAACTGCATGTTTCCAACTGCCTGGGCCTGATGACCTACTCACAGCAATTTGCCTTTACAGAGTTGTACGTGTCTGCTATGAATGTGGCTCTCACTCACTGGGGGGATGTGATATGCCAAGAAGAATTTAAGGCATTACCCAAGGAAATGCTGATGCAGCTCCTGAAAAGTGATGACCTCTTCATTTCAAGAGAGGATGTGGTTTTTGACAGTATTATAATTTGGATAATGGAGGACCCAGCAACAAGAGAGGAAGAATTTCTGGATTTGGTGGGCGAAGTCAGGGTCACTTTTCTGAGTTTGTCCTTCCTTGATACCTTGGTGAAACGCAGTAAGCGTGCTGGAGAGACAGATACTTTTTCCAGATTAATAAAGAAGTTAGACAACTGTCCCCCACCCAGCTGGCAAAATCCAAAACTGTGTTCTTATGCTGGTCGGAGCTATGACACCTTATATGTCCTGGGAGGAAAACATGACAAGGAACATCAAGAATTATGTCTCTTTCAACCTAAAACAGGGACCTGGCAGGCTTGTTCTCCACTGCAGCGCAGGAACCTCACCCAGTATGCAGTGGCAGCAGTAG GAAGCTTCCTTTTTGTGACAGGAGGATATTTCCGGGATGAGTTTGTGTGGTACAGTGTGGATTGGGTGCTTATCTACAACTGCTTGGACAACTGCTGGCTGGAAGGGCCAGCCATGAAGAAGTCCCGTAATAGCCACTGTGCAGTAGGAGTAGGACTCTACCTGTATGTTCTAGGAGGGAGCACAGATGAAGGGATAATCCCAGCAGTGGAGCGTATGGCTCTGATGGAGTCAGAGTGGGAAAGCATGAGTCCTATGGCTCAGCCTGTGGAGAGAGGCGATGCGGTCAATGTGGGAACCATGATCTATGTGGTCTGTGGTCTGGATGAGAAGGGACACGTATATGATGGAGTGCAGAGGCTgaacacagagacagacagcTGGGATGTCATCTCATTCTCCCCTCTTCCAAG GTATGACCTCTGCATCACATCCCTGAATGGGGCTCTGTACACTGTAGGAGGGGGAGCTTTTCGATTTGATGTGGAGACAGATGAATGGACACAGGTGAATGAGGAATGCTTGACCCAGAAGTTCTTCATGGGATGCAGCACTGTGAATGGACAAATTTATCTCCTTGGACAGAGGAAGGGAAACAGTGCCCTCCCCACTGTAGTCCTCTTTGATCCCTACGTTGATGTGTGCCAGGTCATAGATAACAAACTACCTTGCCCCCTTCCTATTCATGGATGTGTCTCTGTGCGAAGATTTGATATGTGGGCATAA